The DNA segment catcttccaaAAGCCAATTTGCTTACCAGCTGATGCCCGGCGTGAAGGAGAACGTGAGTTTGGATTTGCACCTGTGATCAGTAACACTCTTGTGGGATTTCGGATGATACTATGGCTTTGTTCTTCCTTAGTTTCTTTCGTCATGTTGTGGTGTTGCCCAGAGAAGTGGCCATCCTTTTATCGTCAggcaaaggaaaaagaaagaacagGAATTCTATCTCTCATTTGGACAACACAATGCATCAAGAATTTTCACTGTGAATCTATAAACATATGATCTGCAAGAGTGTTGCTCACTCTGTAGATTTTGATCCCTGCAATCTTCAATCTTTGACTATATCCATGTAACTCTTTATTATTTGTCGATCCTTGTCTCAGGGAGTACCATTCCTGTTGCTTGTGAGTGTTCCAACTCTCTAATTACCTCTCTGAAAGGTATCTTTGCGACATATTGTTCATTTAGAGGATTCCAAGTAGTGAATTATATCACATAGTAAAAGACCTACATGTGCTCTTCTTGAATGAGCTTCTACTTGCACCTGTAATTATTGATAGGAACACTGAGATGCCAATGATTCCTTAATAGTTGATGACATTAGCTAGTTGTCTACTGAGAAAACAAGTCCATGAGACACAAGTGGCATACTCTGTTAGCATATGACTGACTGCATTGGTTCAGGAGCTGCAATGAGCTATACATATTGTCACCTTTGTACATGTGAGGTGAAAACAGTATCTTCATTCCTAACTTCTATTCCTTCTGCAAAAAGTGAAGCATGTAATGATCAAAGGCTACTTGCTTTCTTCAAAATGCATGAGGATCCTGACAATGGAACAATTGCTCATCAAAGCTCCAGTATCAGCTCAGTGCAGAAGGGTTCATGTGCCTTTCATTTCTCATGTTGCCCTGAAGAAATTATTCATTTGTTTGATACTGTAATACCCCTGACATGAAAATAATGAAGTAATTCGATGATGTTAATTTGATTTTGTACAACGTATCGAAGATACTTCTTGCATACTTGATCAGTATGACAATCTATATAGTTTCTACATCGACAAATTTCAGCTCTTGTATACATTACAAGCCCAAAAATTGCAGAGAAGACATTTAACAAATTCTAGCAGAAGTGATTTGTCGCTATAGATCTTTCCTTCATTTTTCCTATCTATCATAGACAAATAGGAAGCTATTCACATACTCATTATCATCCAGAAGTTTCCAATAATTCCCACTCTGGGACTTCTGCATTCCCTTCCACCCAACTGCAGGCCGGAACCTTCTTCAAACCTTTCTTTGAGATGTTGCTTCTTAACTCGGCCACATCGTTCCATTTTCCAGATAATGCAGACATATTGGCAGCAATCACGTAGTTTGATCCTAGGTCAGGCTCCTCTTCCAGCAGAAGCTTCAGCAAGTCGTCACCGATATCAAAAGATTTGCCGCTTTTCCTGCAAGCTCCGAGAAAGGACCTCAATATGACATTATTTGGAGTAATCGACATGTTCTTAATGAACTCATAAGCAGTTTCTAGTAAACCTGCTCGGCCAAACAAATCAACCATGCAACCATAGTGCTCAATTGTTGGCTTGATATGAAACTCATTTACCATTCTAGAAAACATTGTTTGGCCTACATCTACCATACCGAGGTGGCTGCAAGCACATAAAATGACGGAGAATATTGTACTGTCTGGTCTTACACCACTAGCTTCCATCTGGGAGAATAGATCAATTGCTTTTTCCCATTGGCCATGATCAACGAAACCTGCGATCATAATTGTCCATGACTGCAAGTCCTGCTCTTGCAAGGATTTGAAAACTTGGAAGGCTTCTTCTAAGAGCCCACATTTAGCATACATGCTGACTAGAGCGGCACCCAGGGCAACATCCAATTTGATGTTGTTAACCACTATGTATGAGTGAATAGCTCGTCCTGTACACGGACTAGCCAAATAACTGGAAGCTGAAAGTAGGCTTATTAGAGTAACTGAGTTAGGTTTAACATTTGCTGATCTCATTTCCAAAAATACCATTAGAGCTTCAACAGGATGGCTGCTGTAAATTAAATAGAACATCAAGGGTCAGAATTTGTCACAACTattgtgaaaaagaaaaaagacaggGATAAACAAAAAAACAAGAATAGAGGTTTATAGGTATTGCGAGATAAAGCATAGGATGCATCTAGGAAAATAATGCATGTCAAATGTTACATATGCTTCATCCAATCTTAGGTGGGGTATCAAAAGAGAACTAAAAACAATTTGATGCTAAAACTCCATGATATCATTGAATCAAAACAAAGGTGCTTACTGGATGGCTAAAGACACCATTGTCTCACACCTATAAATTGGGACAGGGCTCTGTCCATGTATCTGAACTCACCGATCGAAAAAAGCCTTTTAGTTCCAGTCGACTCaaagaaaatatgcatcaattgtaTGATTCACATAAACTATGCCCTTTGAGATGAAAACATAACTCACCGAATGACCCATAACTTGTACCAAAACTTAATCTACATAAGAACAAACTGAAATTAAATTACGTCAAGCATGCATCTCCTTGAAGAGATGCATCCACTGAATGACCATAATCTGATTATGCCTTTCGTTGTCATATAGAAATATGTTATATTTTGAAGAGTGTTGATGGAAATATCCTCTTTGTATCCTCGAATACAAATATTTTCACAAACATAAATTCTTAATTACGATttaatcttcaaaagaaattatcAGGTTTAaccctgataatatgatatgtccgCCGGTTTGGATTTCGCCCATCATCGACCGGTTATAACAATAATAGTTCAGGAACTTTAATCAAAGCGAAGGTTGAATAAAGAGCATACCTACCAAGCAAGATATCCTTGGATCATGGAGCTCCATGTGACGACGTCCCTAACACCCATTTCGTCGAACACTTCACGAGCGCATTTGGACACCCCGCAACAAGCATACATGTGCAGAAGAGTATTCCCAACGTATAAATCCAAGAAAAACCCGGCCTTTAAGACCACCCCATGAACCATCTCACCGACTCGCAGCACGGAAGCACGGCCGCACGCCCTGAGAACAAACGGATAGGATAAGTTGTCAGGGCGCCCGTTCCCTGCACGTCGGAGGGCTGAAAAGAGGTGGATGGCTTCTTGGGGGGAATCGGAATCGGCGTAGGCTCGGATAAGGGAATTCCAAgcgaagagaggaggaggagaggcgagGTTGGAGAGGACGGAGCGGGCGTGGGCCAGGGAGAAAGGCCAGAGGGAGGAGATGAGCTTGGAAGCGACGGATGGGCGGTGGTCGAGAGCGGCTTTGAGGATGAGCGAGTGGAGTtgaaggaggtggaggagggaggaggaccgTCGGAAGAGGGAGGAGAGGTGGCGGGAAGACCATAGCATCTTTTGGATGCGTTGGGAAATGACAGACGAGAGGTTCAAACAATAGAACGAGAGGCGTCAATGGACCCGATAACCCGGTTATTCAATATGAATCCGATCGCAACAGGACGCCGATCCTTCATCTATATGATCTTGTTAATAGCCTCGATTCGAAGCTATTCGGATCCAACATGATGCAGACCCGGACCCAGGAGGCCAAATCAAAACAAGAAACGGGTTATCGGGTTTTCTCTTCTCCCCACAGGTTTTCTATTCTTCTCTCTCGGAAACAATGGTCTCCCTCCCCTGTTTCAAACCAATgtcctcttcatcatcatcatagcTGTTTCCCAGTGGGTTCAGAGCATCCAAAAGTGCATGTTGGAGTATGAGCGAACAATATTCAATCATATCTTTGCATCTTTTGCTTTTGTTCTTGTTTGTATGACAGTCTAATTTAATCTTAGATTGAATATTACAATGCAATTGGAAATTGCTTTTGTTCTTGTTTGTATGACAGTCTAATTTAATCTTAGATTGAATATTACAATGCAATTGGAAATAGCATATCGCTTTATATCCCACCAATTTATTCCATTCGCCTCTTTCTTCGAAACACAAAACGGACTGACATGACCGACACCATCTGACGGTCGATAGTAACACGCACAACAACAGTAATAAAAGGCCCACGACACGTGGGGACCGGACGGCGAATAAACGTGGCTACTTTCTTTTATTGTGGTCGAGATATTTAGTCGAAGAAGACGACGATGGAAAGGAGGGGACGGCAACGGGGTGGGGTCATTTGCCGGACGCCGCGGCTTTGGTCTTGGCGGCCTCGAGGTCGACGGCCTGCTGGAGGAGGTTGGAGCCTTGGTCGTCGTCCTCGAGCACGATCTGGAGGGGGAAGTCGCCGAGACCGTCGGCGATGGCGAGGAGGATCCGGCGCATCTCGGAGCGGAACTCGTCGCGGTCGACGGTGCCGCTGCGGTCCAGGTCGAACTGATCGAAGATGGAGTTGTATAGGGCGGCGACCTCGGCCGGTGGGGTGACCACGTCGACCCCGAAGTGGGTCTCCAGGAGGCGGAAGGTCTCGAGGGCGCGCCGCAGCTCGGCGCGGGAGAGGACGCCGTCCCCGTTGAGGTCCAGCGCCGCGAACCGCTCGTCCACGCTCCGGTTGAAGACCTCCTCGTCCCCCACGAACGCCCGCACCGTCGACCCGTCCAATATCACTACCCCCATCTCTCTCTATCTCGATCGCAGACTCCCACTCATACACACAAGCAGCGATTTAATTGTGTTGTATATGGTTTGTGCTTATCCATGGGATCTTTCGAGGATGGATGTTTGAAATTACGATAGCGCCACTAGTGGTCGAGGCTTTGGCGTAGGGTGCAGAGAAGGACTTGGTCAACCGTGTACACAGAATATTGCCACCATCCATATGGCGCTGAGATTCGTGTCGCAGCATACAAGTGAAAGGGATGATCAATTGAAGCTTATGAAACGACCAATTTAATAGAGAAATCATAATACTGTCAATATGCAACAGGCGAAGGTAATTGAAGAGACTGACTGGGTAGAAGCGATCAAGTCAACGCAATGGTACAACGTACTTGATCGCTCTGTTCAGATTTGAACTGCAGAATTGATAGTGTGGAAGAGTTTGGCTCGAAGACTCGGTTTCTATATTAATCTGTATGAAAATTTAGGTTAAATAAGATTCTCGATGCCATCTATCCAAACAAATCAATAGCCAATAGGAGTGGGTGCctaatgtaaatttttttattacaagTTAACGAGTGAAAATATTTTAGGATAAAAATGAATTGTTTCTCGATCGCCTAATTATTGACCCGATCCTCCTAGTGGTACTGTCACATGTTGAGTTATAATTTAAGGAGAATATTTTTCTGAAGTTTTTATTTTATAGTTAAAATGCTAAGCGAAAAAATCTCAACAGTCCTAATGATCATCTCATGTCAAAATCCCCAAGGTTTTGATTCTGTGAATTGAACGTGTTGTAATGGTTTCACTTCAAAGTTGCGTGTCATTTACATACTAGTTATATCTCCTCGATGGTTTAAATCGATTTCATATCTCTACCTGAGATATGTCCTAACATTTGTATTCACTGAACTACACACCTCTTCTCTCCAAAATGTATTCACTAATTGTTTACTCATACTAAATCCTGACTTGTGTCCTAATTGAACGGGGAGCATATTGTTAACCATAAGTCGATCCAATTCAATCTAAACTTGAGGATGCAAGGACATCCGAGAAACCCACGTGACAGTCTTATGAGACTATTGTTAAGGAAGATATCTAAGATTACTCCGTGGTGATTTTTAGGGGGCTTTTGAGTATCTGAGGTGGAATATAGTTCTTTGGTATATTCCTATATGAAGGGCAACTATGAAAGAAAATTTTCTGACCCTGACCCTCAAATACTCAAGTTAATTCTCGAATAATATATAGTGTAAAAAGATTATTTGGAGAGGAATTTGGCCTCTAGGCTAGTGTTTTGCTCTTCCTTTGGTGTTTTGGTCATGGGAAATATAGACCTGAACAACCTCCCATGGACTATCATTCACGGAGGCTGACTAAGAGGGGTGCAAACCCAAATGACATGAACAACCTCCCATGGATTATCATTCATAATAATTGTAAAGCTCTTCCTTTGGTGTTTTGCTCACGGGAAATATAGACCTGAACAACCTCCCATGGACTATCATTCACGGAGGCTGACTAAGAGAGGTGCAAACCCAAATGACCTTCCGTGGATTATTATCTACGGAAATTGATCGAGTTTCCATAGATTGTTATTGTCCATGGGAGGTTgataggagggggggggggactcAGACATTATCTTTCACATCAGTATTTTTGTGATTAACCCTAAAGCTACTCCATCTACATTTTGGGGGCTGAGGTTGATTATTTAGCAACATATATCCAAAAAAAAGTGCCAGATCATTCTTTGGGGAGAAGTAATATGCTTGTTACGCTAACCCTAAAGCTACTCCATCTACATTTTGAtcgatttgtgttcttcttctttcttccgtTCTCCTTCCGATATCGCCCTCGTAGACTATTACTTCAACACCATCCACCATGAAGAAAAGAGAACCTTCTCTCAACCCTTGCGATCGCATCAGCATGTTGCCTGACTGCTTGTTGATTCACAGACTCTCCTTATTGTCACTCGATTACGCCTACAGAACAAGCTTCGTTTCGAGGTGATTCCAGAATCTATGGAGCCATCTTCCTGATCTCGATGTCACCCCTAATCTCGAGATCAAGGCTCCCTTTTTCTCGTTCGTCGACAAGCTGCTCTCACTTTACGTGGCACATAACATACGCAGACTCCGCGTTGCCTTCTTCTACGAAGACGTCTCACAAGTCCAGTGTCCAAGAACTGGAGCTGGTGCTGTGTCCCCTTGACATTAGTACCCCGATGCTCTCTTTAACTCTCCTTTCTTGCACTTATTTGAAATCACTCAAGCTCCAATACTTCGACATCAACCTCGTTGAGCTCCATTGGTTTCAGTCCCTTGAACTGGTTAGCCTCAGTTACGTCAGTTGTGATGGTGCAGTGATCGGTGACCTGATCTCGGGCTCGCCTCGTCTCGCGATTCTAGATATCCGGCGTTGCGAAGTGAAAGGCGATCTTGATATCATCGATTTCAGGGGTCAGCTCGAGTGGCTAAGGGTTGGCTTGTGCAGCGATAAAGGAGTTCTTGATTCCAAGGTCGAGATAGCTGCTCCAAACCATAAGTTCTTGGACATCGCTAACTATATGCCTCGAGCTAGTTTTCGCTTGCGCTGCCCCTCTCTTGAGATAGCTGCTCCAAACCACCATGCACGCGGCCCATCACGTGCGGGCCGGAGTGGGGTGGTTGGCCCACCATGGGATAGAGAGGTTCTGATCTGGCGTAGCCTGCTTGGGTGAGAGCAGGGGATCCCCATAACAACCCATCATTAGTACATCACGAAGCCTTCCCACATCCTTAGTTGGTAGTTGGACTTATTTGCCCTCGTCTTCCTCGAAGTCGGCGCACCAAGAAACGAATTCTTGTTAGGCTTTTTGGGGAGGAGAAACCCAAACCTGATCCCGCAAGTGGAGTTGCTGGCGGCCCGAGTCGCCCCAGATCTCCGCCTCTTCTCCCATCTCAACAGCCCCTCTTGAGACCTCCGCACGTCGGTGGTGGTGGTTGGGGCCGGCCATGGCAGCGTCTTCGGCCCTCTCGTCCTTTCGCTACGCCGATAGCCTCGTGGTGGTCGGCATCTCCGTCTGCACGGCCTTCCTCTGCGAGGCCATCTCTTGGCTCCTGATCTACCGCACATCTACATACAAATCCCTTCGCTCCTCCATCGACAAGGCCTCCAAGAAGCTCGACACCATGAAGTCCACCTCCGCCTCATCCTCCTCCAAGAAACCCTCGTCCTCCTCGtccttgtcgtcgtcgtcgtcgtcttcgtcCCGGGCCAAGAAGATGGACCGCGTGGAGACCAGCCTCAAGGACGCTACCCGCGAACTCTCCCTCTCCAAGTTCAAGTCCGGCGCCGTCGTCGCTGCCGTCCTCTTCGTCGTCTTCGGCCTCCTCAATTCCCTATTCGAGGGCCGCGTGGTGGCTAAGCTACCCTTCGCTCCCATCCCGCTGGTCCTCAAGATGAGCCACCGCGGTCTGCCCGGGACCGATCCCACCGACTGCTCCATGGTGTTCCTGTACTTCCTCTGCTCTATAAGCATCCGGACCAATCTGCAGAAGTTCTTGGGTTTTGCGCCCCCAAGAGGCGCGGCCGGTGCCGGGCTCTTCCCGATGCCCGATCCCAAAGCTAGCTGATTGTCTGATCCGAAGATTGAGGTGCGGACCGTGCCCCCGAGGCATCAAATTTGGTGAAATTGCTTCTCCTCATGGTTTTCTTGAAATTTGATTGTTCTTGCTTGATGTGTCTTGTGGCATTATTTCGATGAATCTTGGATGTGACTTTTAAATAATCACTTTTTGTGTATGTGCCAGCGATCTATTCTTGTAGCTTTTGCTCACTGTAGAATTTACCAATAATTTATCTGTGCATTGTTCACTTAATGATATTTTGCAGAAGTCTTTTCACGCTAGTGCCCCATATAGATTCTTTTATTTGGATTTTGTATCCTTTTTCTTTCATGCCTGCGGACCAAACGTATGATGTGATAGGGCTGTGTTGTTTTGAGAATTAAGAGAACAATAATAAAGAAGGCTACATCAATAGAAGACTACATGGATTTATTATTTTGGTTATCCTGAACAATTAAGATAGGGGTCTAGCATTGTGCAAACTGTGGTTTCAAATACCGGTGGGACTGGTATAGATGGTAAATATTGATCTCATCAGGAATGGTACATTAGTTCACTATCTTCCGGTTCtcgtttttattatttttcagcgATACTGGATGTTTCAGGTTGATTTACCACTGGAAACGATAACCATACTGATCTGACAAAGTATCAGTTTGGTATTAAACGAAGATATAAAGCCATGATGTGAACTACATTTAGTACGCTTGGTCTGACTGGAATTGTTACCGGATTGAGTTGTAAAACTGTGACACAAACTATATTAGCACATTTTGTGCTATAATAGAATGATATACAGGTACTCGATGGGCATGAAATTCTAAACACCTGGTTACATCTCTAGTTATTTATGTTCATATTCCATAAGGAAGTTTCATAGTTGCTGAACTTGTTTCTTTAATGACAAAGATATGTCAACCAACTCTGTCCATGTCCTATTGTTCAAGAATACAGTAAGTTTGTATTTCTTCTAGTTCAGGAGTCTGCTGGTTTTTGAAAAGTTACTCAATAGAAGACCAAACGTTCCTGCTATTTGAGATTAATGGGTACTCTTCCATCATCAGACTCTGCCTATGGTCCATAAAGCGAGATCAGTTATCTTCTAACGGACACCTGTTAGTTACATTTTACAAGTGTTGAGTATTTCAACATAGTGGGACTCTTATTGGGGTGCTTATatcttttaacttttttttatggCCATGTATTGCTTTGTATCTTGTGGTCATATCTTTCTTAATGATAGCCCGATTGTCCATTTGACCACTGTTTTTTATCCATGTTTCATTGATCTTGAGCTTTTCCACTTCTCGCCTCTAGTTTCAACTGATTTCTCTCTTCCTCGTTCTTTATTTTTTTGACTGCATAGACTCCATTGACATACAAGTGCAACACTCCTCTTCAATCCTTCACAATGAGATCATCATTTATATTGCTAGTTGCAGTTGGTTGTTGGATATGTTAGATCTTGAGAATTGAATAACTTGGTAGGTAAAGGTAGAATTACTATAGTTACTGCAGGTGCTTAGCTTGACACCTATATAGTAAAAGCTCACAAGACATCAAGGATTTATGTATTGTTGCTTGCTTGGAAATATATGTGCATATACAAATATTACATTTGTATATGTGGATTTATGTATTGTTGTTTGAATATAGTAAATACATTTATATATTTCTTATGTAAAAATATTAATGATACATATCGTACCCCTGTTATCTAGCATTTATGAGTTTAATTGTTGTAACCTACTGTATATGTTCCTAGTGTTTCTAGATGTCCATCCTCCTAGTATAAAAATCTAGAAAATATTAtcatattaattttttgatgGCATCTGTGTATTATCTGACTCAAAAATTGTGAAATGACTTGCATTGCATCTGTTATCCCATTACTGCATAGGCACTTAGGCTATCATTTATGTTTTAGACTAGATTTCTCACTTGAACTACATAACATGGTTGACAACTATGTTCCTGTATCTTCTATTCTCTATTTAAAAGGCTGCTCATAGGTGGGTGAAAAACACATCTCATGTACAATAAGTAGCCTACTTTTCCATGCGCAATGTCTTTTTACCTGTTCTTCTTGCTGAAATTTAAGTGAGGGAAGCCATTGATGTACAATATACTGAtggattttgataaatactttgtGTCTGCTTCTATGTATAAATACTTTGTGTCTGCTTCTATGTAATTTGCCTGTGGATGCTTAGTAGTAATCCTATCTGTAGCTCTTGTGTACAGTTATTCAAACTTGAATGTGTCATCAGTAAAGTAGACCATAtgagtttcatctgaaatatgctttgTAGGATCATA comes from the Musa acuminata AAA Group cultivar baxijiao chromosome BXJ1-10, Cavendish_Baxijiao_AAA, whole genome shotgun sequence genome and includes:
- the LOC103968528 gene encoding pentatricopeptide repeat-containing protein At4g21065 isoform X2, with the translated sequence MLWSSRHLSSLFRRSSSLLHLLQLHSLILKAALDHRPSVASKLISSLWPFSLAHARSVLSNLASPPPLFAWNSLIRAYADSDSPQEAIHLFSALRRAGNGRPDNLSYPFVLRACGRASVLRVGEMVHGVVLKAGFFLDLYVGNTLLHMYACCGVSKCAREVFDEMGVRDVVTWSSMIQGYLACHPVEALMVFLEMRSANVKPNSVTLISLLSASSYLASPCTGRAIHSYIVVNNIKLDVALGAALVSMYAKCGLLEEAFQVFKSLQEQDLQSWTIMIAGFVDHGQWEKAIDLFSQMEASGVRPDSTIFSVILCACSHLGMVDVGQTMFSRMVNEFHIKPTIEHYGCMVDLFGRAGLLETAYEFIKNMSITPNNVILRSFLGACRKSGKSFDIGDDLLKLLLEEEPDLGSNYVIAANMSALSGKWNDVAELRSNISKKGLKKVPACSWVEGNAEVPEWELLETSG
- the LOC103968528 gene encoding pentatricopeptide repeat-containing protein At4g21065 isoform X1; this translates as MLWSSRHLSSLFRRSSSLLHLLQLHSLILKAALDHRPSVASKLISSLWPFSLAHARSVLSNLASPPPLFAWNSLIRAYADSDSPQEAIHLFSALRRAGNGRPDNLSYPFVLRACGRASVLRVGEMVHGVVLKAGFFLDLYVGNTLLHMYACCGVSKCAREVFDEMGVRDVVTWSSMIQGYLACSHPVEALMVFLEMRSANVKPNSVTLISLLSASSYLASPCTGRAIHSYIVVNNIKLDVALGAALVSMYAKCGLLEEAFQVFKSLQEQDLQSWTIMIAGFVDHGQWEKAIDLFSQMEASGVRPDSTIFSVILCACSHLGMVDVGQTMFSRMVNEFHIKPTIEHYGCMVDLFGRAGLLETAYEFIKNMSITPNNVILRSFLGACRKSGKSFDIGDDLLKLLLEEEPDLGSNYVIAANMSALSGKWNDVAELRSNISKKGLKKVPACSWVEGNAEVPEWELLETSG
- the LOC135595845 gene encoding uncharacterized protein LOC135595845, with translation MGVVILDGSTVRAFVGDEEVFNRSVDERFAALDLNGDGVLSRAELRRALETFRLLETHFGVDVVTPPAEVAALYNSIFDQFDLDRSGTVDRDEFRSEMRRILLAIADGLGDFPLQIVLEDDDQGSNLLQQAVDLEAAKTKAAASGK
- the LOC103968530 gene encoding uncharacterized protein LOC103968530, whose protein sequence is MAASSALSSFRYADSLVVVGISVCTAFLCEAISWLLIYRTSTYKSLRSSIDKASKKLDTMKSTSASSSSKKPSSSSSLSSSSSSSSRAKKMDRVETSLKDATRELSLSKFKSGAVVAAVLFVVFGLLNSLFEGRVVAKLPFAPIPLVLKMSHRGLPGTDPTDCSMVFLYFLCSISIRTNLQKFLGFAPPRGAAGAGLFPMPDPKAS